AAAAGGGTAATACTATGACAACTATCAAGAAAAAATTTGGTGTACATCTCTCTCAATTACGCAATAAGGCAGGAATGACACAGGCAAAACTGGCAGAAAAAACAAATCTTAGTGTTGACCTGATAAGCCGAATAGAAAGAGGTGAACGCGCACCCTCCTTAGAAACTATTGAAAAGCTATCGAACGCTTTAAAAATAAAATCGTCAGAATTGCTTAATTTTGACGGGGAAGAAATTACAGTATTAACAGAAAGCCCTTTTGAGTCATTGGAATTGTGGAAACTGCTGAAAGGTAAACGGCCTAAGCAGATTAAGAAAATAACTGAA
The Pseudomonadota bacterium genome window above contains:
- a CDS encoding helix-turn-helix transcriptional regulator, which translates into the protein MTTIKKKFGVHLSQLRNKAGMTQAKLAEKTNLSVDLISRIERGERAPSLETIEKLSNALKIKSSELLNFDGEEITVLTESPFESLELWKLLKGKRPKQIKKITEIAKIILE